A genome region from Plasmodium vivax chromosome 11, whole genome shotgun sequence includes the following:
- a CDS encoding cardiolipin synthetase, putative (encoded by transcript PVX_113625A) encodes MKDVGGKATKVKAVGGKAAGGQTAGSAPAASIPAASPPRAAVLKAQRDLNGSACKTARKRVDPQGKGGTEGDHAGEEKKKKKTEQKREQKTGQKREQKTGQKTEQKTEQKKEPKTGPKKPQQIDIEKLVEENVEQLPLDSREKEVIKNKWKYILKKNKEKYGKVSDGNKVKIYNDGHAAFRDILQSIEKSKKRVWLESYIFDDSELAKEVVDSLCNAARRGCDVILLIDYIGSMKIKNKWVNQLRESNVHVLFFNTFLSSFLNMFPILFRDHRKILIVDAAAYCGSMNVSESVVPSGVGWRSGGEAASEAVSEAVHAADATEGAVDEAVEVTEGASSSTAASPSTASSASSTGGGIMPGRCEHSEASQRKGSGNDSGNDSGGGNGKRLRYYDLHIKMKGPAVKDLADVFLDSLKMAKTSLTREPIEEQPRYEDEEGESCFVQVLESNVLRKVRSIQSTFDWVIKNGATKNIHITTSYFIPPGFLRRALFSALNNGVDISFLLSGNSDVLGDVPATYHIVKKFLRRYHKGGGGASGGGGSGESGGSSGSSGGSGGDEGASYLQSLRKRAESTIGENFRRRQHKGKSDFYFFQNRHCHAKNLVVDNLWCAVGSYNWDRFSSRRNLEVMVSIFNKKICDEFVHEHKSKIESDAKQVTLAHLVNRNAFQGFLSCCAYHLTKWSGKKILDGLSNDSKNAVLRKAVVNKYLSDTCVENISLNMMWGA; translated from the coding sequence ATGAAGGACGTTGGGGGGAAGGCGACTAAAGTGAAGGCAGTTGGAGGGAAGGCAGCTGGAGGGCAAACGGCTGGAAGTGCACCCGCCGCTTCCATCCCCGCCGCTTCGCCCCCCCGGGCGGCCGTGCTGAAGGCGCAGCGCGATTTGAACGGCAGCGCGTGTAAGACGGCCAGGAAGAGGGTCGACCCGCAGGGAAAGGGCGGAACGGAGGGCGACCAtgcgggggaggaaaaaaaaaaaaaaaaaaccgagCAAAAAAGAGAGCAAAAAACAGGGCAAAAAAGAGAGCAAAAAACAGGGCAAAAAACAGAGCAAAAAacagagcaaaaaaaagaaccaaaaACGGGGCCAAAAAAACCGCAACAAATTGACATTGAAAAGCTAGTGGAGGAGAACGTGGAGCAACTGCCCCTGGACAGCAGGGAAAAGGAAGTgatcaaaaataaatggaaatacattttaaaaaaaaataaagagaaatatgGGAAAGTGTCTGATGggaataaagtaaaaatttataacgaCGGACATGCAGCCTTCAGAGACATCCTCCAATCTATagagaaaagcaaaaagaggGTTTGGCTTGAGTCCTACATATTTGACGATTCTGAGTTGGCCAAGGAAGTGGTTGATAGTCTGTGTAACGCGGCGAGGAGGGGATGCGATGTCATTCTTTTGATAGACTACATTGGTAGTATgaagattaaaaataaatgggtGAATCAACTGAGGGAGAGTAACGTGCATGTGCTTTTCTTTAACACCTTTTTGAGCTCCTTCTTGAACATGTTTCCCATTCTCTTTCGAGACCATCGGAAGATCCTCATCGTGGACGCCGCTGCGTACTGTGGTTCGATGAATGTGTCCGAGAGCGTCGTCCCCAGCGGCGTGGGCTggcgcagcgggggggaagcggcgagcGAGGCGGTGAGCGAAGCGGTGCACGCGGCCGACGCGACGGAGGGAGCGGTGgacgaagcggtggaggTAACGGAAGGGGCTTCCTCTTCcactgccgcttccccttccaccgcttcctcgGCCTCCtctacgggggggggaatcaTGCCCGGCCGGTGCGAGCATTCCGAAGCGAGCCAAAGGAAAGGCAGCGGCAATGATAGCGGCAACGACAGCGGCGGGGGCAACGGCAAACGGCTGCGGTACTACGACCTGCACATAAAGATGAAGGGGCCCGCGGTGAAGGACCTGGCGGACGTGTTCTTGGACTCCCTTAAGATGGCCAAGACGTCCCTCACGAGGGAGCCAATCGAGGAGCAGCCAAGGTATGAGGACGAGGAGGGGGAGTCTTGCTTCGTGCAAGTGCTGGAGTCCAACGTGCTGAGGAAGGTTCGGTCCATTCAGTCGACCTTTGATTGGGTTATTAAAAACGGAGCGACGAAGAACATCCACATAACGACTAGCTATTTCATCCCCCCCGGGTTCCTCAGGAGGGCTCTGTTTTCTGCCCTGAACAACGGCGTGGACATTTCGTTCCTCCTGTCTGGCAATTCGGACGTGCTGGGCGACGTGCCCGCCACATACCACATTGTTAAGAAGTTCCTGCGGAGGTAccacaagggggggggcggcgcgaGTGGAggcggtggaagcggtgaaagCGGCGGAAGCAGCGGAAGCAGCGGCGGGAGTGGTGGCGATGAAGGGGCGTCCTACCTGCAGAGCCTGCGCAAGCGAGCGGAATCCACCATAGGAGAGAACTTCCGGAGGAGGCAGCACAAAGGGAAAAGCGACTTTTACTTCTTCCAGAACAGACACTGCCATGCAAAAAACCTAGTCGTAGATAACCTGTGGTGTGCCGTGGGCTCCTACAATTGGGACCGCTTCTCCTCGAGACGTAACTTGGAGGTGATGGTTTCAATCTTCAATAAAAAGATTTGCGACGAATTTGTACATGAGCATAAGAGCAAAATAGAAAGCGATGCCAAGCAAGTGACTCTGGCCCACCTCGTCAACCGCAATGCATTTCAGGGCTTCCTCAGCTGCTGTGCCTACCACTTGACCAAGTGGTCCGGCAAGAAGATCCTCGACGGGCTCTCCAACGATAGCAAGAACGCCGTTCTTAGGAAGGCCGTCGTCAACAAGTACCTCTCGGACACCTGCGTGGAGAACATCTCCCTCAACATGATGTGGGGCGCCTAG
- a CDS encoding hypothetical protein, conserved (encoded by transcript PVX_113620A) — protein sequence MFKFLQDIDVAKRKLLNTINNKLALPNGDDECLFQGDEPTMSGALGAGERSLLRRGESSEEDSGQSDEGDASQPDEGDASQPDEGDGSQPGEDNSSEPDEDSSSQSDEDDSFEPSGDAKGSARSGCEEEGKREEEAVGVAAIGAADWVACRRKKKETRTGQSRRGSEVSTEVGAIRGAHPIRGRIERGEHGESAKRGSRATPRDEVAELRRRNKILNDINERQTKQLLQLSCQLSSNIKSDSEGSERNYISAKVDAMERQLTQLKGEIATLEELASDKNAYVKKSYELGCLIKSLEGTLKEKSLLCVSLWREKLKLQQSYSSGGANCRAEGHASRDSPEELARKVNRYKFVLGEWKSLSVRRKKKEDAELKETKKLLSQQVAKNEMLERNNQTLLERVRSLDRGAQGGGAVGSGMDSHLGNGMISRQEGDHPQTKELLDEVNFLAREVERLREDQLLLQEDVKKKSTIIVHLIKKHALSEEHFRLDSSLPILKNQLTYAEMRKIMEETLVENIRLRSDLATLAKCVKGDGAGQDNPRG from the exons ATGTTCAAATTCCTGCAGGACATAGATGTGGCGAAGAGGAAGCTCCTAAACACCATTAACAACAAATTGGCGCTGCCCAACGGAGACGATGAGTGCCTCTTCCAGGGGGACGAACCCACCATGAGCGGCGCACTGGGGGCGGGGGAGCGCTCGCTCCTAagaaggggggagagcaGCGAGGAGGATTCAGGCCAATCTGACGAGGGAGATGCAAGCCAACCCGACGAGGGAGATGCAAGCCAGCCCGACGAGGGAGATGGAAGCCAACCCGGCGAGGACAATTCAAGCGAACCCGACGAGGACAGTTCAAGCCAATCTGACGAGGACGACTCATTTGAACCCAGCGGTGATGCGAAGGGAAGTGCGCGAAGTGGATGtgaggaggagggaaaaagggaggaagaagcggtaGGGGTGGCTGCAATCGGGGCGGCAGACTGGGTTGCGTgtagaaggaagaagaaggagacaCGAACGGGGCAGTCTCGCCGGGGGAGCGAAGTTAGCACGGAGGTGGGAGCCATTCGGGGTGCTCATCCAATCAGAGGGCGCATCGAACGGGGCGAACACGGCGAAAGCGCTAAACGGGGCAGCCGAGCCACGCCGCGCGACGAAGTAGCCGAGCTgcggaggaggaacaaaattcTGAACGACATAAACGAGAGACAAACGAAGCAGCTGCTGCAGCTGTCGTGCCAGCTCTCCTCTAACATTAAAAGTGACTCTGAAGGAAGCGAGCGAAACTACATAAGTGCTAAGGTAGACGCTATGGAGAGGCAGCTAACCCAACTGAAGGGAGAAATCGCCACATTGGAAGAACTAGCAAGTGATAAGAATGCATACGTAAAGAAAAGCTACGAGTTAGGATGTTTAATAAAATCGTTGGAGGGTACTCTAAAGGAGAAGTCCCTCCTGTGTGTTTCCCTATGGAGGGAGAAACTCAAACTGCAGCAAAG CTACTCCAGCGGTGGTGCCAACTGCAGAGCAGAGGGGCACGCCAGCAGAGACTCCCCAGAGGAACTCGCCCGCAAGGTTAACAGgtacaaatttgttttagGCGAATGGAAGTCCCTATCGGTtagacgcaaaaaaaaagaagacgcGGAATtgaaagaaacaaaaaagctGCTGTCACAGCAggttgcaaaaaatgaaatgctgGAAAGAAACAATCAAACGCTTTTGGAGAGGGTGAGGTCGCTCGACAGGGGTGCACAGGGAGGTGGCGCAGTGGGCAGCGGGATGGACAGCCACCTGGGCAACGGGATGATTAGCCGCCAAGAGGGGGACCACCCCCAAACGAAGGAACTCCTAGACGAAGTGAACTTCCTAGCGAGAGAAGTCGAAAGGCTGCGGGAGGACCAGCTGCTCCTGCAGGAGGacgtgaagaagaaaagcacCATCATCGTTCACCTTATAAAGAAGCACGCCCTCAGCGAGGAGCATTTCAG GTTAGACAGCAGCCTCCCCATTCTGAAGAACCAACTCACGTACGCAGAAATGAGGAAGATCATGGAGGAGACCCTCGTCGAAAACATTCGGCTTCGCTCGGACCTGGCCACCTTGGCCAAATGCGTCAAGGGTGACGGCGCTGGGCAGGACAACCCTCGTGGGTAG
- a CDS encoding transporter protein, putative (encoded by transcript PVX_113615A), translating to MELLLAKAICIFTFLCVATFGCSIPYLIGLLGKRKNAEHEDKIKGILSNLNCFGSGFIFSIVMFHLLPETIMIVSSHKHIVLFNSSDPEIKTLFIFFFVFVGFAMQLALEYVLPVDGNMCCVVNDNVKSMLDDNFAKNKPKSKKGEAVNIEMHNVTVNEHQYHHACDSENFKKKQNIVKFLHVLTLQSFFLTISLAVHSCIEGMIVGTSDDVNFVFINSFCILSHKWIAGVTVALSLNQNNISKNLKIILLIIFIFSSPLGIIIGHLIKSSGEKVTCVINAISIGTLLFIGCEILLNEIKQKFSRKIRLAKWLSFCSSCVIAFCLIMVTQHFAPHTHAHSHDHDHGHGHDHHHHAH from the exons ATGGAGCTGCTGCTGGCGAAGGCCATTTGCATATTCACCTTCCTGTGCGTGGCCACGTTCGGCTGCTCCATCCCCTACCTGATAGGGCTGCttgggaaaagaaagaatgCCGAGCATGAAGACAAGATTAAGGGCATCCTTTCCAATTTAAATTGCTTTGGCTCCGGTTTTATCTTTTCCATCGTGATGTTTCACCTCCTCCCAGAGACCATTATGATAGTGAGTTCTCACAAGCACATTGTATTGTTTAATTCATCCGACCCAGAAATTAAaactctttttattttttttttcgtttttgtgGGCTTCGCCATGCAACTCGCCCTGGAGTACGTTCTCCCGGTGGACGGCAACATGTGCTGTGTGGTCAATGATAACGTCAAGTCGATGCTGGACGATAACTTTGCCAA AAACAAGCCCAAGAGTAAAAAGGGCGAGGCCGTCAACATCGAGATGCACAACGTG aCGGTGAACGAGCACCAGTACCACCACGCGTGCGACAGCGAGAACTtcaagaagaagcagaacaTCGTGAAGTTCCTCCACGTGCTGACTCTGCAGTCGTTTTTTCTGACCATATCGCTGGCGGTGCACTCCTGCATCGAGG GAATGATCGTCGGGACGTCAGACGACGTTAACTTCGTCTTCATAAACTCCTTTTGCATTCTATCTCACAAGTGGATCGCGGGGGTGACGGTCGCCCTCTCGCTGAACCAGAACAACATA AGCAAAAACCTGAAGATCATCCTGCTGATCATTTTCATCTTCTCCTCCCCGCTGGGGATCATCATCGGCCACCTCATAAAATCTTCGG GCGAGAAGGTCACGTGCGTGATTAACGCGATTTCCATCGGGACGCTGCTCTTCATCGGATGCGAG ATTTTGCTGAAcgaaataaagcaaaagttCAGCCGCAAGATACGGTTGGCCAAGTGGTTGAGCTTTTGCTCCTCGTGCGTCATTGCGTTTTGTCTCATTATGGTGACGCAGCACTTTGCCCCCCACACGCACGCGCATAGCCACGATCACGACCATGGCCACGGCCAtgaccaccaccaccacgcCCATTAA